The Peribacillus sp. FSL P2-0133 genome has a segment encoding these proteins:
- a CDS encoding DUF3006 domain-containing protein, whose protein sequence is MVQGIIDRFEGKIAVVEIEGGDMKDFPKSALPKGAKVGDMLIIDGNTITISKEGTKQLRKEIDDLMDELFED, encoded by the coding sequence ATGGTACAAGGAATTATCGATCGCTTCGAGGGAAAGATCGCTGTCGTTGAAATCGAAGGTGGCGACATGAAGGATTTTCCTAAAAGCGCTCTTCCCAAGGGAGCAAAAGTAGGAGATATGCTGATTATCGATGGTAATACGATCACCATTTCCAAAGAAGGCACTAAGCAGTTAAGAAAAGAGATTGACGATTTAATGGATGAATTATTTGAGGATTAA
- a CDS encoding IDEAL domain-containing protein, producing the protein MKNEKSYSESVKSLSMSEMKNDAVVQEMLIDMIIQEAVLTTKKNILAKQIDEALDMKNKPLFLKLSSEMNVLLKQFGN; encoded by the coding sequence TTGAAAAATGAAAAATCTTATTCAGAGTCAGTGAAGTCCTTATCAATGAGCGAAATGAAAAACGATGCCGTGGTTCAGGAAATGTTAATTGATATGATTATTCAGGAAGCCGTCCTTACTACCAAAAAGAATATCCTTGCAAAACAGATCGATGAAGCCTTGGATATGAAAAACAAACCTTTATTCTTAAAACTAAGTTCTGAAATGAACGTTTTACTAAAACAGTTCGGCAATTAA
- a CDS encoding YitT family protein, producing MYNVLLITMGSVLVAVAYNLFLIPHLILSSGLSGLAIMFGIITPVNTGILNFLLNLPLLILGYLKLGRRFITYTILSVVVISVSLYLIPVHGISTDPILSSLFGGIISGFGIGIIFRASGSSGGFDIIAMLLAKKSDFPLGTLLSVMNAVVVVISGFIFGWDAALYTLISIYAAGKVIDTIHSNHIKLTLMIVTKKSDEMKTKLLTNLYRGITVMDGEGAYSGEKSKVMMTVITRYQLTDVKTMIKEVDPNAFVNITETAEVMGMFHKE from the coding sequence ATGTATAATGTACTTTTGATCACTATGGGCTCAGTGCTTGTTGCAGTAGCCTATAACTTATTTTTGATACCTCATTTAATTTTAAGCAGCGGACTTAGTGGACTTGCGATTATGTTCGGAATCATCACTCCGGTCAACACAGGGATATTGAATTTTCTGTTGAACCTGCCATTGCTGATTCTTGGATACTTGAAATTAGGGAGACGCTTTATCACCTATACGATATTATCAGTTGTCGTGATATCCGTCAGTTTATACCTCATTCCAGTTCACGGAATATCCACTGATCCGATTTTGTCTTCTTTATTTGGCGGAATCATATCGGGATTCGGTATAGGCATCATCTTTCGTGCTTCAGGTTCTTCAGGCGGTTTTGATATCATTGCCATGCTTTTGGCTAAGAAGAGCGACTTTCCACTTGGTACATTGCTTTCGGTGATGAATGCAGTTGTGGTGGTTATCTCAGGCTTCATCTTTGGTTGGGATGCCGCATTATATACGCTGATTTCCATTTATGCAGCAGGAAAGGTGATCGATACGATCCATTCCAATCACATTAAATTAACATTGATGATCGTTACCAAAAAGAGTGACGAAATGAAAACCAAGCTCTTGACCAACCTTTATCGTGGAATTACAGTCATGGATGGTGAAGGTGCATATTCAGGAGAAAAGAGTAAAGTAATGATGACAGTCATTACACGTTATCAGTTAACCGATGTAAAAACGATGATAAAAGAAGTGGATCCGAATGCTTTTGTCAATATAACCGAAACAGCCGAGGTCATGGGGATGTTTCATAAAGAGTGA
- a CDS encoding M48 family metallopeptidase, with protein MVRKWAGRAILLYILYAAAMYWYIFYGADTSIPEALRGTAADPATFLNARELKLSEEYSGLRNFIFFVSRPYEWLLYFFILLFGFSKAFEKSSMAVSKWKAVRTGIYLFWLSVISYLALFPISFIGYRMSRSYHISTQSFTSWMKDGVIEFWVNFGMMFIIVSVLYWLMKKSVKKWWLYAWMLSIPFTLFLMFVQPVLIDPLYNEFYPLKNKELETEILALASQAEIPAEHVYEVNMAEKTNALNAYVTGIGSNSRIVLWDTTLHKLKEDEILFIMAHEMAHYVEKHIYIGIAGYLGLTLIGLWMTSKIMNFIIKRWGHLLKVRSIDSISSLPLFLLITSVLLFASSPLSNYVSRYQETRADRYAIEMTGDKESAITTFQELTRSGLSQVNPPFLVKWLRYSHPTMLERISTVENTDTKGD; from the coding sequence ATGGTTAGAAAATGGGCTGGAAGAGCGATTCTGTTATATATCCTTTATGCAGCGGCGATGTATTGGTATATTTTTTATGGAGCTGATACCTCGATTCCCGAAGCTTTGCGTGGAACTGCAGCAGATCCTGCAACATTTCTGAATGCAAGGGAACTAAAGCTTAGCGAAGAGTATTCAGGACTGCGGAATTTTATTTTTTTCGTATCCAGGCCATATGAATGGCTGCTGTATTTCTTCATTTTATTATTTGGTTTTTCAAAAGCATTTGAAAAGTCGTCAATGGCAGTCTCGAAATGGAAAGCGGTCAGAACGGGCATCTACTTATTCTGGCTTTCCGTTATTTCTTACCTGGCACTGTTTCCAATCAGTTTCATCGGATATCGGATGAGCAGGAGTTACCATATAAGCACACAAAGTTTCACCTCGTGGATGAAGGATGGAGTCATCGAATTCTGGGTGAATTTCGGGATGATGTTCATCATCGTGTCCGTTTTGTATTGGTTAATGAAGAAAAGTGTGAAGAAGTGGTGGCTCTATGCTTGGATGTTGTCCATTCCATTTACCTTGTTTCTGATGTTTGTACAGCCTGTATTGATTGATCCGCTATATAATGAATTCTATCCGCTCAAAAATAAAGAGCTGGAAACGGAAATATTGGCACTTGCCTCACAGGCTGAAATTCCTGCTGAACACGTGTATGAAGTAAATATGGCGGAAAAGACAAATGCCTTGAATGCATACGTGACCGGCATAGGTTCCAACTCAAGAATAGTCCTTTGGGATACGACCCTGCACAAACTGAAGGAAGATGAAATCCTTTTTATCATGGCACATGAAATGGCTCATTATGTGGAAAAGCATATTTATATAGGGATTGCAGGTTATTTAGGACTGACTTTAATCGGTTTGTGGATGACATCGAAAATCATGAACTTTATCATTAAACGCTGGGGCCATCTGTTAAAGGTTCGTTCTATTGACAGCATTTCTTCTCTTCCTTTATTTCTCTTAATAACGTCTGTGCTGCTCTTTGCTTCGAGTCCGCTGTCCAATTATGTTTCCAGATATCAAGAAACAAGGGCTGACCGTTATGCCATTGAAATGACCGGGGATAAAGAATCAGCAATCACGACGTTCCAGGAACTCACGAGGTCGGGTTTGAGTCAAGTCAACCCACCATTCCTGGTTAAATGGCTGCGGTATTCCCATCCAACCATGCTCGAGCGGATTTCAACGGTTGAAAATACAGATACAAAGGGTGATTGA
- a CDS encoding competence protein ComK, whose protein sequence is MKENNQGIIEEYEITPHTLMVSPINYGSKIYSRIVEMEDEFISPFKPMEIIKKSCEFFGSSYEGRKQGTKQLINITHKAPIAIDPTSSIFFFPTTSPLRPQCIWLSHEHVASYDRLDSKHTTITFRNRQTIDIAVSCSSFENQLHRTSFLKTKLIQRIEETKRKSFYLFSDANGAKASEVMSKYIPR, encoded by the coding sequence ATGAAGGAAAACAATCAGGGAATCATCGAGGAATATGAAATCACGCCACATACACTAATGGTTTCGCCAATCAATTATGGCAGTAAAATATATTCCCGTATCGTTGAAATGGAGGACGAGTTCATCTCCCCGTTTAAACCCATGGAAATAATAAAGAAAAGCTGTGAGTTCTTCGGATCAAGTTATGAAGGACGCAAGCAAGGCACGAAACAGCTCATAAACATCACACATAAAGCACCGATCGCGATTGATCCGACCAGTTCGATTTTCTTCTTTCCGACTACATCTCCGTTGCGTCCTCAATGCATCTGGCTATCACATGAGCATGTGGCATCCTATGATCGCCTGGATTCCAAACATACAACCATCACATTCAGGAATAGACAAACTATCGATATAGCAGTATCATGCAGTTCTTTCGAAAACCAGCTGCACCGGACATCTTTTTTAAAAACGAAATTGATCCAGAGAATTGAGGAGACAAAGAGGAAATCCTTCTATCTGTTTTCCGATGCAAATGGGGCAAAGGCTTCAGAGGTAATGTCAAAGTATATACCGCGTTAG
- a CDS encoding response regulator transcription factor codes for MKSIKLLIYGGQGRFEEFIEKEEDIKAIGVTGSEMDLLDFNHTSSVMPDVILIDARSSGKYGQEVMPILKVKHPSTPFLIFTDYSEDHYLIEAICHGAAGYVLQDGGMKQVLSAIRQCANGQIVYPASFKSILMKKLQQDVERSPVTLDKAIEKLGAFSKREYELLILLTQGETNQQISKKLFLSIGTVKNYISRIYKKLNVNNRPELMALLYSFQKSGMKG; via the coding sequence ATGAAGTCGATTAAGCTATTGATATATGGTGGTCAGGGAAGATTTGAGGAATTCATCGAAAAAGAAGAAGACATTAAGGCCATAGGGGTGACTGGAAGTGAAATGGACCTTCTTGATTTTAATCACACATCATCAGTCATGCCAGATGTCATTCTTATTGATGCCCGGTCATCTGGGAAGTATGGACAGGAAGTCATGCCGATCCTAAAGGTAAAACATCCATCCACTCCTTTCCTCATTTTTACTGACTATTCAGAAGATCATTATCTTATCGAAGCGATATGCCATGGTGCAGCAGGTTATGTGTTACAGGATGGCGGAATGAAACAAGTGCTGTCGGCAATCCGTCAATGTGCCAACGGTCAGATAGTTTATCCCGCCTCATTTAAATCAATTTTAATGAAGAAGCTGCAGCAGGATGTTGAAAGATCACCAGTAACTTTGGATAAGGCAATCGAAAAATTGGGGGCCTTTTCTAAACGCGAGTATGAACTGCTTATCCTGCTGACCCAAGGTGAAACAAATCAGCAAATCTCAAAAAAACTTTTTCTATCCATCGGCACGGTAAAAAACTATATAAGCCGTATTTACAAAAAACTGAATGTTAATAATCGACCGGAGCTTATGGCACTTTTGTATAGTTTTCAAAAAAGCGGGATGAAGGGATGA
- a CDS encoding HD domain-containing protein, translating to MRDVKLLDIFTHPIAQKYLNRSGLAHAIAVAYHAFHLANEYNVDPDIAAKAGLLHDMGHFTWYRNGKWDYDLYKQNDIHPIKGAERAHKLLIRLGENPIKAKTISLAILFHTDSFLPSNDIIRTPLQQVVKWADEKDEEEGGKHHYRKIDFPRAQESIMKLDTLIDEEQRRRLSS from the coding sequence ATGAGAGATGTAAAGCTTTTGGATATTTTTACACATCCCATTGCTCAAAAATACTTGAACCGTTCAGGTCTGGCACATGCGATTGCGGTAGCATACCATGCGTTTCACTTAGCAAACGAGTATAATGTCGACCCTGATATTGCTGCTAAAGCTGGACTTTTGCATGATATGGGTCATTTCACCTGGTATCGCAATGGTAAATGGGATTATGATTTGTATAAACAAAATGATATTCACCCCATCAAAGGTGCAGAACGAGCACATAAACTTTTAATCCGCTTGGGGGAAAACCCGATAAAGGCAAAGACCATTTCCCTCGCCATTTTATTTCACACCGATTCGTTCTTACCTTCAAATGATATTATTCGTACACCGCTTCAGCAAGTCGTCAAATGGGCCGACGAAAAAGATGAAGAAGAAGGTGGAAAACACCATTATCGCAAAATTGATTTTCCCCGGGCACAGGAGAGCATCATGAAACTTGATACGCTCATAGATGAGGAACAAAGAAGAAGGCTATCATCCTGA